The Sphingobacterium lactis sequence GAATATTTTTTAAATATATGTTCTATGAAAACTATCATTTTTTGAGATTAAAAATTCACTTTAAAGCCAATTCCCCTAATTGTTTCTATAATTAAATTTTCATCTCTTTGTAAATACTTTCTCAATCGAGAAATGAATACATCCATGCTTCGACCTGCAAAGAAGTCATTGCTTTGCCATACCTCCTTTAATATATCATCTCTTGCAATCAGTTGGTCTTTGTGCTGAATAAGGTAAGAAAGCAATTTGTTTTCTCTTTCAGTTAATTGGATGGAACCGCTTTGAGGGTGTGTTAACAACATTTTTTCTTGGTCAAAAGTATAATTGCCTAAAGGAATAATTTGATGCAACGTCGGCTGGATTTTTGTTCTTTTTAAAATATTGTGGAGACGTAAGGTCAGCTCTTCTGGGTCGCAAGGCTTGGTCATATAATCATCGGCTCCGATCTTCAAACCTGTTAACTTATCGATTTTCTGGTCTTTGGCAGTTAGAAAAAGGATTGGCAG is a genomic window containing:
- a CDS encoding response regulator transcription factor, which encodes MENKVLLVEDDPDFGAMLQQYLEYSDMSVEWIDDPRKMLDRLDSLSLYDIAILDVMLPHMNGFKLAELFLSSYPKLPILFLTAKDQKIDKLTGLKIGADDYMTKPCDPEELTLRLHNILKRTKIQPTLHQIIPLGNYTFDQEKMLLTHPQSGSIQLTERENKLLSYLIQHKDQLIARDDILKEVWQSNDFFAGRSMDVFISRLRKYLQRDENLIIETIRGIGFKVNF